A region from the Streptosporangium sp. NBC_01756 genome encodes:
- a CDS encoding ABC transporter substrate-binding protein: MRKTNALALAALGTALTMGLAACGGTAGGGGNTGSGNNGAGAAASTAKHNDGYTKVVNASDAKGGTLKFALSDEPDSMDPGNTYYAWNWNFSRLYSRPLMTYNPSPGEGGLKLVPDLAEGPGEASADGKTWTYKLKKGIKYDDGTEVKAADVKYAIARSNFTSELTDGPKYFAQYLDAGDYKGPYKDKNLDDFKGVETPDDYTVVFKLKDPFAEFDFLVANPQSAPVPQAKDTGLDYEKTVASTGPYKIESHEVGKHFNLVKNENWDPATDPTRKQLPDRIEVQFKQNAEDIDQRLLAGQIQVDLAGTGVQTAARAKVVADPKLKDSTDNPFTPFNRYAMISTAVKPFDNIDCRKAVQYVTDKVATQAPWGGPLGGEIGTTAMTPTTVGYKPFDLFPNGADHKGDPAKAKEALAACGQPDGFETNIAVRGDRTKEVQVAEALQASLDKVGIKATIKKYPSGDWSSQYAGKPDFVHKNGLGIMIAGWGSDWPSGFGFLSQIVDGRFIKASGNYNMMELNDKSVNDLLDKGIQTTDTAARNEIWSEVDKKVMESAAFLPFVYEKTLIFRPASLTNVYVHPAYGMYDYTWLGVKQ, encoded by the coding sequence ATGAGGAAGACCAACGCTCTGGCGCTCGCCGCGCTGGGTACCGCGCTGACCATGGGTCTCGCTGCCTGTGGCGGCACGGCCGGTGGAGGCGGCAACACGGGTTCCGGGAACAACGGCGCCGGTGCCGCGGCCTCCACCGCCAAGCACAACGACGGCTACACCAAGGTCGTCAACGCCTCGGACGCCAAGGGCGGCACGCTCAAGTTCGCGCTGTCGGACGAGCCGGACTCGATGGACCCGGGCAACACCTACTACGCGTGGAACTGGAACTTCTCGCGTCTGTACTCGCGCCCGCTGATGACCTACAACCCCTCGCCGGGTGAAGGCGGTCTGAAGCTCGTCCCGGACCTGGCCGAGGGCCCCGGTGAGGCCAGCGCCGACGGCAAGACCTGGACCTACAAGCTCAAGAAGGGCATCAAGTACGACGACGGCACGGAGGTCAAGGCCGCGGACGTCAAGTACGCCATCGCCCGCAGCAACTTCACCTCCGAGCTCACCGACGGTCCGAAGTACTTCGCGCAGTACCTCGACGCCGGCGACTACAAGGGCCCGTACAAGGACAAGAACCTCGACGACTTCAAGGGCGTCGAGACCCCGGACGACTACACCGTCGTCTTCAAGCTCAAGGACCCGTTCGCGGAGTTCGACTTCCTGGTCGCCAACCCGCAGTCCGCGCCGGTGCCGCAGGCCAAGGACACCGGCCTCGACTACGAGAAGACCGTCGCCTCGACCGGCCCCTACAAGATCGAGAGCCACGAGGTCGGCAAGCATTTCAACCTCGTGAAGAACGAGAACTGGGACCCGGCCACCGACCCCACCCGCAAGCAGCTGCCGGACCGCATCGAGGTGCAGTTCAAGCAGAACGCCGAGGACATCGACCAGCGCCTGCTCGCCGGGCAGATCCAGGTCGACCTCGCCGGCACCGGCGTCCAGACCGCGGCCCGCGCCAAGGTCGTCGCCGACCCCAAGCTGAAGGACTCGACGGACAACCCCTTCACGCCGTTCAACCGCTACGCGATGATCTCAACGGCCGTCAAGCCGTTCGACAACATCGACTGCCGCAAGGCCGTCCAGTACGTCACCGACAAGGTCGCCACCCAGGCGCCGTGGGGTGGCCCGCTCGGCGGCGAGATCGGCACCACCGCGATGACCCCGACCACGGTCGGCTACAAGCCGTTCGACCTGTTCCCCAACGGTGCCGACCACAAGGGCGACCCGGCCAAGGCCAAGGAGGCCCTGGCGGCCTGCGGTCAGCCCGACGGCTTCGAGACCAACATCGCGGTCCGCGGTGACCGGACCAAGGAGGTCCAGGTCGCCGAGGCGCTGCAGGCCTCGCTCGACAAGGTCGGCATCAAGGCCACCATCAAGAAGTACCCCTCGGGCGACTGGAGCTCGCAGTACGCCGGCAAGCCGGACTTCGTGCACAAGAACGGCCTGGGCATCATGATCGCCGGCTGGGGTTCCGACTGGCCGTCCGGGTTCGGCTTCCTGTCGCAGATCGTCGACGGCCGCTTCATCAAGGCCTCCGGCAACTACAACATGATGGAGCTCAACGACAAGTCGGTGAACGACCTGCTCGACAAGGGCATCCAGACCACTGACACCGCCGCTCGCAACGAGATCTGGTCTGAGGTGGACAAGAAGGTCATGGAGTCGGCGGCGTTCCTGCCGTTCGTCTACGAGAAGACCCTCATCTTCCGCCCCGCCAGCCTGACCAACGTGTACGTGCACCCGGCGTACGGCATGTACGACTACACGTGGCTCGGCGTCAAGCAGTAG
- a CDS encoding ABC transporter permease: protein MTAPLDVSGQAMEAQPEAVLQGAGGKAIEGRSLGQIAWIRLKRDKAAIIGAFVVVFLTLVAIFAERPFGGLIALFGDLPNLPNNDLVDPMTSAPIGAWGGISLEHPFGLEPVNGRDLFARILSGAQISLLVAFLATLVSVVLGSLLGVVAGYFGGWIDTVISRLMDVFLAFPLLLFAIAIVGALPDRALGLSGNGLRIAVIVFIIGFFSWPYIARIVRGQTLSLREREFVDAARSLGAGNAYIIFREMLPNLVAPVLVYSTLLIPTNILFEAALSFLGVGVNEPQASWGGMLTRAVDYYQIAPHFMIVPGLAIFVTVMAFNLLGDGLRDALDPRAR from the coding sequence ATGACCGCACCGCTCGATGTCTCCGGGCAGGCCATGGAGGCCCAGCCGGAGGCCGTGCTTCAAGGGGCGGGCGGAAAGGCCATCGAAGGCCGTTCGCTCGGCCAGATCGCCTGGATACGCCTCAAGCGCGATAAAGCGGCGATCATCGGCGCTTTCGTCGTGGTCTTCCTGACGCTGGTCGCGATCTTCGCCGAGCGTCCCTTCGGCGGTCTGATCGCGCTGTTCGGCGACCTGCCGAACCTGCCCAACAACGACCTCGTCGATCCGATGACCAGCGCTCCGATCGGGGCCTGGGGCGGCATCAGCCTGGAGCACCCCTTCGGTCTCGAGCCGGTCAACGGCCGTGACCTCTTCGCCCGGATTCTGTCCGGCGCGCAGATCTCGCTGCTGGTGGCCTTCCTCGCCACGCTGGTCTCCGTGGTGCTCGGCTCGCTGCTGGGCGTCGTCGCGGGCTACTTCGGCGGCTGGATCGACACGGTCATCAGCCGGCTGATGGACGTCTTCCTGGCCTTCCCGCTGCTGCTGTTCGCGATCGCCATCGTGGGCGCGCTGCCCGATCGCGCGCTCGGCCTCTCCGGCAACGGGCTGCGGATCGCGGTGATCGTGTTCATCATCGGCTTCTTCAGCTGGCCCTACATCGCGCGCATCGTGCGCGGTCAGACCCTGTCGCTGCGCGAGCGGGAGTTCGTGGACGCGGCGCGGTCGCTGGGCGCGGGGAACGCCTACATCATCTTCCGCGAGATGCTCCCCAACCTCGTGGCGCCGGTCCTCGTCTACTCGACGCTGCTCATTCCCACCAACATCCTGTTCGAGGCCGCGCTGTCGTTCCTCGGAGTGGGTGTGAACGAGCCCCAGGCGTCCTGGGGCGGCATGCTCACCCGTGCGGTCGACTACTACCAGATAGCCCCGCACTTCATGATCGTCCCGGGCCTTGCGATCTTCGTCACCGTCATGGCCTTCAACCTGCTGGGCGACGGGCTCCGGGACGCCCTCGACCCCCGAGCCCGGTAG
- a CDS encoding cellulose synthase, with the protein MFDQIAWLPLCAGVTGVGLVLSFLAMRRRGAVAGLRGVAWSLLPLAAYLTGALSTLWQIGTAIAGFLTGMAFYPKVWAGVAVTGLSVVLFLVTGVLRGRRRARSAAPETPAVGASAAPGRPVASGGAVTQPLPRRKAAPAAKPGAPAAKPAAKPAADDDFSDIEDILKRRGIG; encoded by the coding sequence ATGTTCGACCAGATCGCATGGCTGCCGCTCTGCGCCGGGGTGACCGGTGTGGGGCTGGTGCTCAGTTTCCTGGCGATGCGCCGCAGAGGGGCGGTGGCCGGGCTGCGCGGCGTCGCCTGGTCGCTGCTGCCGCTGGCGGCCTACCTGACCGGTGCGCTGTCCACCCTGTGGCAGATCGGCACGGCGATCGCCGGGTTCCTCACCGGGATGGCGTTCTACCCCAAGGTGTGGGCCGGAGTGGCCGTGACCGGGCTCTCCGTGGTGCTGTTCCTGGTCACCGGGGTGCTGCGCGGCCGCCGTAGGGCGAGGTCCGCGGCGCCCGAGACCCCCGCGGTGGGGGCGTCCGCGGCGCCGGGCAGGCCGGTGGCCTCCGGAGGCGCCGTCACCCAGCCGCTGCCGCGGCGCAAGGCGGCACCCGCCGCGAAGCCCGGCGCGCCCGCTGCGAAGCCCGCTGCGAAGCCCGCGGCGGACGACGACTTCTCCGATATCGAGGACATCCTCAAGCGTCGTGGGATCGGGTGA
- a CDS encoding HAD family hydrolase, with product MDAVLFDMDGLLVDSEKIWFQVESEVMERLGSPWGVADQERLVGGSMTSTVAYMLKVSGADAHPDDVAAWMLAGMTGRLAEGVEMMPGAAELLASVRRAGVPTALVTSSARPIARACLKGIGEGNFDHVVTGDDVTRTKPHPEPYLTAARLLGVAAARCVALEDSPNGVASATAAGCRVVAVPSVVPIPAAPGRLVVESLRKVDVEALRTLAARHS from the coding sequence ATGGACGCGGTTCTCTTCGACATGGACGGCCTTCTCGTGGACAGCGAGAAGATCTGGTTCCAGGTCGAGTCCGAGGTGATGGAACGGCTCGGCAGCCCCTGGGGCGTCGCCGACCAGGAGCGGCTGGTGGGGGGCTCCATGACGAGCACCGTCGCGTACATGCTCAAGGTCTCGGGGGCCGACGCCCACCCCGACGACGTGGCGGCCTGGATGCTGGCGGGCATGACGGGCAGGCTCGCCGAAGGCGTGGAGATGATGCCCGGCGCCGCCGAGCTGCTGGCGTCGGTACGGCGGGCGGGCGTGCCCACCGCCCTGGTCACCTCCTCGGCGCGGCCGATCGCCCGGGCGTGCCTGAAGGGCATCGGCGAGGGCAACTTCGACCACGTGGTGACCGGCGACGACGTGACGAGGACCAAGCCCCATCCGGAGCCCTACCTCACGGCCGCCCGGCTGCTGGGGGTGGCCGCGGCCCGCTGCGTCGCGCTGGAGGACTCCCCGAACGGGGTGGCCTCGGCCACCGCGGCGGGCTGCCGGGTGGTGGCGGTGCCGAGTGTGGTGCCGATCCCCGCCGCGCCGGGACGCCTGGTCGTGGAGTCCCTGCGCAAGGTCGACGTCGAGGCGCTGCGGACGTTGGCGGCCCGCCACTCCTGA
- the metH gene encoding methionine synthase: MTSRPSFREVLAERVMVADGAMGTMLQAHDVTMDDFEGHEGCNEVLNATRPDIVRAVHDAYFEVGVDCVETNTFGANLAALGEYDISERTYELSESGARVAREAADHWSTPEHPRYVLGSIGPGTKLPTLGHKPYGVLRDAYYDNAAGLVAGGADALIIETCQDLLQVKAAVVGARRAIADSGRDVPVIAQVTVETNGAMLLGSEIGAALTAIEPLGVDVIGLNCATGPTEMSEHLRYLARHARVQLSCMPNAGLPQLTSDGAYYPLTPDELADAHENFTRSFGLSLVGGCCGTTPEHLRKVVERVRGNERTARRPRPEAGAASLYQHVPFRQDTSYLAIGERTNANGSKAFREAMLAENWEECVEIARAQARDGAHMLDLCIDYVGRDGVRDMKELAFRFATASTLPIVLDSTEPAVLEAGLEMVGGRAIINSVNYEDGDGPDSRFTKIMKLVRSHGAAVMALTIDEEGQARTAEWKLRIATRLIEDLTTNWGMKVEDILIDTLTFPIATGQEETRRDGVETIEAIAELKRRYPGVQTVLGLSNISFGLNPAARIVLNSVFLNECVNAGLDSAIVHASKILPMARIPDEQRQVALDMVYDRRREGYDPLQRFMELFDGVDAASVKADRAAELLGLPLWERLKRRIVDGERKGLEADLDEALAQRPALEIVNEVLLDGMKTVGELFGSGQMQLPFVLQSAEVMKTSVAYLEPHMERVEGENKGRIVLATVKGDVHDIGKNLVDIILSNNGYEVVNLGIKQPVSTILEAAEEKNADVIGMSGLLVKSTVIMKENLEEMNSRGISQRFPVLLGGAALTRAYVEQDLAELFQGDVRYARDAFEGLRLMDAFMAVKRGESGASLPPLRERRVRAGATLVRTPEAEMPARSDVAADNPVPTAPFLGDRIVKGIPLADYAAFLDERATFMGQWGLKAARGGSGPSYEELVETEGRPRLRMWLERMQTEGLLEAAVSYGYFPCVSDGDSLIILDEAGNERTRFTFPRQRRDRHLCLSDFFRSKDSGEVDVVAFQVATMGNRVSEAAAELFAKDAYRDYLELHGLSVQLTEALAEYWHARVRSELGIGGDESLEDMLKVNVTGCRYSFGYPACPNLEDQVQLMELIDPSRIGVSLSEEFQLHPEQSTSALVVHHPEASYFNV, encoded by the coding sequence ATGACTAGCAGACCGTCTTTCCGTGAAGTCCTGGCCGAGCGCGTCATGGTCGCCGACGGGGCCATGGGGACGATGCTGCAGGCACACGACGTCACCATGGACGACTTCGAGGGGCACGAGGGCTGCAACGAGGTGCTCAACGCCACCCGCCCCGACATCGTGCGGGCCGTGCACGACGCCTACTTCGAGGTCGGCGTCGACTGCGTCGAGACCAACACCTTCGGGGCCAACCTCGCCGCCCTCGGCGAGTACGACATCTCCGAGCGGACCTACGAGCTGTCGGAGTCCGGTGCCCGGGTCGCCCGCGAGGCGGCCGACCACTGGTCCACCCCCGAGCACCCCCGCTACGTGCTCGGCTCGATCGGTCCCGGCACCAAGCTCCCCACCCTCGGGCACAAGCCGTACGGCGTGCTGCGTGACGCCTACTACGACAACGCGGCCGGGCTCGTCGCCGGCGGCGCCGACGCCCTGATCATCGAGACCTGCCAGGACCTGCTGCAGGTCAAGGCCGCCGTCGTCGGGGCCAGACGGGCCATCGCCGACTCCGGGCGCGACGTGCCGGTGATCGCCCAGGTCACCGTGGAGACCAACGGCGCGATGCTGCTCGGCTCGGAGATCGGTGCCGCGCTCACCGCCATCGAGCCGCTCGGCGTCGACGTCATCGGCCTCAACTGCGCCACCGGCCCCACCGAGATGAGCGAGCACCTGCGTTACCTGGCGCGCCACGCCCGGGTGCAGCTGTCGTGCATGCCCAACGCGGGCCTGCCGCAGCTGACCTCCGACGGCGCCTACTACCCGCTCACCCCGGACGAGCTCGCCGACGCCCACGAGAACTTCACCCGTTCCTTCGGCCTCTCCCTCGTCGGCGGCTGCTGCGGCACCACCCCCGAGCATCTGCGCAAGGTGGTGGAGCGGGTGCGCGGCAACGAGCGCACCGCGCGCCGTCCGCGCCCCGAGGCCGGGGCGGCCTCCCTGTACCAGCACGTCCCGTTCCGTCAGGACACCTCCTACCTGGCGATCGGCGAGCGGACCAACGCCAACGGCTCGAAGGCCTTCCGCGAGGCGATGCTCGCCGAGAACTGGGAGGAGTGCGTCGAGATCGCCCGGGCCCAGGCCCGCGACGGCGCGCACATGCTGGACCTGTGCATCGACTACGTGGGCCGCGACGGCGTCAGGGACATGAAGGAGCTGGCGTTCCGCTTCGCCACCGCCTCCACACTGCCGATCGTGCTCGACTCCACGGAGCCCGCCGTGCTGGAGGCCGGCCTGGAGATGGTCGGCGGCCGGGCGATCATCAACTCGGTCAACTACGAGGACGGCGACGGCCCCGACTCGCGTTTCACCAAGATCATGAAGCTGGTCCGATCCCACGGCGCGGCCGTGATGGCACTGACCATCGACGAGGAGGGCCAGGCCCGCACCGCCGAGTGGAAGCTCCGGATCGCCACCCGCCTCATCGAGGACCTGACCACCAACTGGGGGATGAAGGTCGAGGACATCCTCATCGACACCCTCACCTTCCCGATCGCCACCGGCCAGGAGGAGACCCGCCGCGACGGCGTCGAGACCATCGAGGCCATCGCGGAGCTCAAGCGGCGCTATCCGGGGGTGCAGACCGTGCTCGGTCTGTCCAACATCTCCTTCGGGCTCAACCCGGCCGCGCGCATCGTCCTCAACAGCGTCTTCCTCAACGAGTGCGTCAACGCCGGGCTCGACTCGGCCATCGTGCACGCCTCCAAGATCCTGCCGATGGCCCGCATCCCCGACGAGCAGCGCCAGGTCGCCCTGGACATGGTCTACGACCGCCGCAGGGAGGGCTACGACCCGCTGCAGCGGTTCATGGAGCTGTTCGACGGCGTCGACGCCGCCTCGGTCAAGGCCGACCGGGCGGCGGAGCTGCTCGGCCTGCCGCTGTGGGAGCGGCTCAAGCGCCGCATCGTCGACGGCGAGCGCAAGGGACTGGAGGCCGACCTCGACGAGGCGCTGGCGCAGCGCCCGGCTCTGGAGATCGTCAACGAGGTGCTGCTCGACGGCATGAAGACCGTCGGCGAGCTGTTCGGCTCCGGCCAGATGCAGCTGCCGTTCGTGCTCCAGTCGGCCGAGGTCATGAAGACCTCCGTGGCCTACCTGGAACCGCACATGGAGCGGGTCGAGGGCGAGAACAAGGGCCGCATCGTGCTGGCCACCGTCAAGGGCGACGTGCACGACATCGGCAAGAACCTGGTCGACATCATCTTGTCCAACAACGGCTACGAGGTCGTCAACCTCGGCATCAAGCAGCCGGTGTCGACGATCCTGGAGGCGGCCGAGGAGAAGAACGCCGACGTCATCGGCATGTCCGGCCTGCTGGTGAAGTCCACGGTCATCATGAAGGAGAACCTCGAGGAGATGAACTCCCGGGGGATCTCCCAGCGGTTCCCCGTCCTGCTCGGCGGCGCCGCCCTGACCCGCGCCTATGTGGAGCAGGATCTCGCCGAGCTGTTCCAGGGCGATGTCCGCTACGCCCGGGACGCCTTCGAGGGCCTGCGCCTGATGGACGCCTTCATGGCGGTCAAGCGCGGCGAGAGCGGCGCGAGCCTGCCGCCGCTGCGCGAGCGGCGGGTCCGGGCCGGTGCGACGCTGGTGCGGACCCCGGAGGCCGAGATGCCGGCCCGGTCCGACGTGGCCGCCGACAACCCCGTCCCCACGGCCCCCTTCCTCGGCGACCGGATCGTCAAGGGCATCCCGCTCGCCGACTACGCCGCGTTCCTGGACGAGCGGGCGACGTTCATGGGCCAGTGGGGTCTCAAGGCCGCGCGGGGCGGCAGCGGCCCCTCCTACGAGGAGCTCGTCGAGACCGAGGGCCGGCCGCGCCTGCGGATGTGGCTGGAGCGGATGCAGACCGAGGGGCTGCTGGAGGCGGCCGTCTCCTACGGCTACTTCCCGTGTGTCAGCGACGGCGACTCGCTGATCATCCTTGACGAGGCGGGCAACGAGCGGACCCGGTTCACCTTCCCCCGCCAGCGCCGCGACCGGCACCTGTGCCTGTCCGACTTCTTCCGGTCCAAGGACTCCGGCGAGGTCGACGTGGTCGCCTTCCAGGTCGCCACGATGGGCAACCGGGTCTCCGAGGCCGCCGCCGAACTGTTCGCCAAGGACGCCTACCGCGACTATCTGGAGCTGCACGGCCTCTCGGTGCAGCTGACCGAGGCGCTCGCGGAATACTGGCACGCACGGGTCCGCAGCGAGCTCGGGATCGGCGGTGACGAGTCGCTGGAGGACATGCTGAAGGTCAACGTCACCGGCTGCCGTTACTCCTTCGGCTATCCCGCCTGCCCCAACCTGGAGGACCAGGTCCAGCTGATGGAACTGATCGACCCCTCCCGGATCGGGGTGAGCCTGTCGGAGGAGTTCCAGCTCCACCCCGAGCAGTCCACCTCCGCGTTGGTCGTCCACCATCCCGAGGCCAGCTACTTCAACGTTTGA
- a CDS encoding PAC2 family protein yields the protein MIELEGLPELVDPVLIAAFEGWNDAGEASSGVIAHLEDEWKATPLVSIDPEEYYDFQVTRPIVEMGEGLTRSITWPTTKLSVARPPGVDRDVVLLRGIEPNMRWRAFCEEIIVVCRELGVELAVLLGALLNDSPHTRPVPIVGSATDEGLARAINLELSRYEGATGIVGVLQHALGTAGIHAVSLWASVPHYVAQPPNPKATLALLSRVEDLLDIPMPLGALAEESRAWEHGVDELASQDSEVAEYVKELEERKDAAELPEASGDAIAAEFERYLRRRDRDGDG from the coding sequence GTGATCGAACTCGAAGGTCTACCCGAGCTCGTCGACCCGGTGCTGATCGCCGCGTTCGAGGGGTGGAACGACGCGGGTGAGGCCTCGAGCGGAGTGATCGCACACCTTGAGGACGAATGGAAGGCCACCCCGCTGGTCTCCATCGACCCGGAGGAGTATTACGACTTCCAGGTCACCCGCCCCATCGTCGAGATGGGCGAGGGGCTGACCCGCTCCATCACCTGGCCGACCACCAAGCTCTCGGTGGCCCGGCCGCCGGGCGTGGACCGCGACGTGGTGCTGCTGCGCGGCATCGAGCCCAACATGCGCTGGCGCGCCTTCTGCGAGGAGATCATCGTGGTCTGCCGCGAGCTGGGGGTGGAGCTGGCGGTGCTGCTCGGCGCCCTCCTCAACGACTCCCCGCACACCCGCCCGGTGCCGATCGTCGGCTCGGCGACCGACGAGGGCCTGGCCCGGGCGATCAACCTGGAGCTGAGCCGCTACGAGGGGGCCACCGGCATCGTCGGCGTCCTCCAGCATGCGCTGGGCACCGCCGGGATCCACGCCGTCTCCCTGTGGGCGTCGGTGCCGCACTACGTCGCCCAGCCGCCCAACCCCAAGGCCACCCTGGCCCTGCTCAGCCGGGTGGAGGACCTCCTCGACATCCCGATGCCGCTCGGCGCCCTGGCCGAGGAGTCACGGGCCTGGGAGCACGGCGTGGACGAGCTGGCCTCGCAGGACAGCGAGGTGGCCGAATACGTCAAGGAGCTGGAGGAGCGCAAGGACGCCGCAGAGCTGCCCGAGGCGAGCGGAGACGCCATCGCCGCGGAGTTCGAGCGCTACCTGCGCCGCCGCGACCGTGACGGCGACGGCTGA
- a CDS encoding uroporphyrinogen-III synthase: MSIALLDGSAESPETAPDALAGFTIGVTATRRREEFCALLERRGARVVRAPAIRLVPLAEDTDLLAATRASLAGPIDDVVVTTGVGFRGWIAAAEGWGLSGDLAEHLTSARLLTRGPKARGAVRAAGLNDHWTPSTESCEEVKQYLLAQDLRGRRIAVQLHGEPLTGFVAALREAGAEVIEVPVYRWLPYRDTSPLRRLISQAISGGVDAVAFTSAPAVLAMLGAARAEGLEDALVAAFAGPVVAACVGPVTAGPLLARGVPAVQPERARLGALARTLARHLPEHSVTRLVAGGHRLEIRGHAVAVDGELKPLPPAPMAVLKRLADKPGHVVARSELRTVLPGGPARDSAEHAVEMAITRLRRALGPSGIVETVVKRGYRLACDRHESV, translated from the coding sequence ATGAGCATCGCCCTACTGGACGGCTCCGCGGAGTCCCCCGAGACCGCCCCTGACGCACTGGCCGGGTTCACGATCGGGGTGACCGCGACCCGGCGGCGTGAGGAGTTCTGCGCGCTGCTGGAACGGCGCGGTGCCAGGGTGGTGCGCGCCCCGGCGATCCGGCTGGTGCCGCTGGCCGAGGACACCGACCTGCTGGCCGCGACCCGGGCCAGCCTGGCGGGCCCGATCGACGACGTGGTGGTCACCACCGGGGTCGGTTTCCGCGGTTGGATCGCCGCGGCCGAGGGCTGGGGGCTGTCGGGAGACCTGGCGGAGCATCTGACCTCCGCGCGGTTGCTGACCCGCGGGCCCAAGGCGCGCGGCGCGGTCCGGGCCGCGGGGCTGAACGACCACTGGACGCCGTCCACCGAGTCGTGCGAGGAGGTCAAGCAGTATCTTCTCGCCCAGGACCTGCGCGGCCGCCGCATCGCCGTGCAGTTGCACGGGGAGCCGTTGACGGGGTTCGTGGCCGCGCTGCGAGAGGCGGGAGCCGAGGTCATCGAGGTGCCGGTCTACCGGTGGCTGCCCTATCGAGACACCTCGCCGCTGCGCCGCCTGATCAGCCAGGCGATCTCCGGCGGGGTGGACGCGGTGGCCTTCACCAGCGCCCCGGCGGTGCTGGCCATGCTGGGCGCGGCCCGTGCCGAGGGCCTGGAGGACGCGCTGGTCGCGGCCTTCGCCGGACCGGTCGTCGCGGCCTGCGTGGGGCCGGTCACGGCGGGACCGCTGCTGGCGCGCGGGGTGCCGGCCGTACAGCCCGAGCGGGCCCGCCTGGGCGCGCTGGCCCGTACCCTCGCCCGGCACCTGCCCGAGCACAGCGTCACCCGCCTGGTCGCGGGTGGTCACCGGCTGGAGATCCGCGGGCACGCCGTGGCCGTGGACGGTGAGCTCAAGCCGCTGCCGCCCGCACCGATGGCGGTGCTCAAGCGCCTGGCCGACAAGCCGGGCCACGTGGTGGCCCGCTCCGAGCTGCGGACCGTGCTCCCCGGCGGGCCGGCCCGTGACTCGGCGGAGCACGCCGTCGAGATGGCCATCACGCGCCTGCGCCGTGCCCTGGGTCCGTCCGGCATCGTCGAGACGGTCGTCAAGCGCGGCTACCGGCTGGCCTGCGACCGGCACGAGAGCGTGTGA
- the nirD gene encoding nitrite reductase small subunit NirD, whose amino-acid sequence MTVLSEYTTTATTEWTPVCAYTDLLPERGACALVGPHQIALFRTFDGELFAIGNQDPFSGAQVLSRGIVGTRAGEPSVASPMHKQVFSLVTGRCMDDPAVAVPTYPIRVTGGTVEVSAR is encoded by the coding sequence ATGACCGTTCTCAGCGAGTACACGACCACGGCGACGACCGAATGGACCCCGGTCTGCGCCTACACCGACCTGCTGCCCGAACGCGGTGCGTGCGCGCTCGTCGGCCCGCACCAGATCGCGTTGTTCCGGACCTTCGACGGCGAGCTGTTCGCCATCGGCAACCAGGACCCGTTCAGTGGCGCCCAGGTCCTCTCCCGGGGGATCGTGGGCACCAGGGCAGGCGAGCCCAGCGTCGCCTCACCCATGCACAAACAGGTGTTCTCACTGGTCACGGGCAGGTGCATGGACGACCCCGCGGTGGCCGTACCGACCTATCCCATCCGGGTCACCGGCGGCACAGTGGAGGTGAGCGCGAGGTGA